In Pseudomonas abieticivorans, the genomic window GTGGCTGCGGTGGCAGGGCACGTAGATGATTTCGTTGCCTTGGGCGATGTCTTGCACGCCTTCGATATGGTTGACCTTGACCCCATCGTAGATCTTGTTCCAGAACCAGCTGAGCACCACTTCCAGGAAGCGGATGGCGGTGTAGGTGTAGTCCGAGGCAATCTCGTTGCCATAGCGCAAGGCTTGGGCCTCGGCTTTCTCCAGCGAGATGTTCGAGCGTTCGGCTTCCTCGCTGATGGCCTGGCGAACCTGGGCGTCGTGGACAAGGCCCTTGACCAGGTTGCGCCGGTGGGAGATGTCCGGGCCGATCACGGCGGCCTTCAGGTTGCGAAAGTGCACCCGAAGCAGGCGTTGTGCCATGCGCAGTGTGCGTTCATGGCCTTTGTTCTGGTCGACCAACTCGCGCAGGTGGATGGGTGCGGAGAACTGTACGCGGGTCTTGCGGCCCAGGATCAGGATGCTGACCAACCGGCGCAGGCGCCCGGTGACGGCCCAGCTGTCGGCAAACAATAGCTTCCAGGGGCTCGATTCGCTGGCCGGCGACTGGCCCCAGAACACGCTGACGGGAATGATTTGTGCATCCTCTTGGGCGTTGTCGCCCAGGGCGCTGACCAGGCGTGCCAAGGTGGGTGGCGTACCCCGCTTGTCCTGGCGGCCAAGCCAGTCGGGTGCAGGCGTAAGGTAGAAGAACGCTGCAGGTTCCATCAGTGGGCCGACCGCTACCGGCAGCACCGGGCGCGGCAAGCCGGCCTTGGTGCATTCGGCGTCGAGCACCGCCAGGTCGCTGATCGACGGTGACTGCAACACGTAGAACACTGGGCGGCTGCGGTCCAGGTTCAGCGTGAAGGACGACTGGTTGATGGTCTCCGAGCGTACCCAGAGGTACAGCAGCCGGCGCAGGGCGCCAAAGACAAGGCGGCGAAACGGGGAACGGGTCATAGGCACTGTGCTTAATTAAAGGAAACGAGCATGCCGGCACTCTACAGACTCGCGCCAAACGCAAAAAGTCTCGCCGTCATAATAATTATTTCGGGGGCTGACCTATACTCGGCCTCCTCACCAGCTGTTCCATAACTAAAACAACGGAGTAGTGCAGATGTCGTCTCGTGAAACTGGAAGTGTGAAGTGGTTTAACGATGCCAAGGGCTATGGCTTTATTCAGCGCGAGGGTGGGGCGGACGTGTTCGTCCATTACCGCGCCATCCGTGGCGAGGGCCACCGTTCGCTCGCCGAGGGGCAGCAGGTTGAGTACGCTTTGGTGGATGGGCAGAAGGGGCCGCAGGCCGAGGATGTCGTGGGGCTGTAGAGCGCCTCGCCACGCCTTGTAGGAGCGGATATATCCGCGAAAAGTAATCGGCGTAACACCCTGTTTACAGCGGCGTTCTTTTCGCGGATAAATCCGCTCCTACAGGGGGCGTTCGTTCAGGCGGTGCGCCAGGTGATCTCTTCTTCGCCGTCTTCGCTGATGCGCATCCAGCGGTCAGCCGTCTCTTCGCCTTCTTCTTCCACCCAGGTACCCGGTGCGCAGCGCACTTCGACCTTCAGTGCGGCAAACGCTGCGCGGGCGCAGGCGATGTCGTCGTCCCACGGGGTGCTGTCGCTTTCCAGGTACAGGCTGTTCCATTTGCCGACGGCCTTGGGCAGCCAGGTGACCGGGACGTTCCCGGCACGGCACTTCCACGTTTGGCCTTTTTGCACCCACTCGGTGCAGTCGCCCAGTGCCTGCGACAGCCACTGGGCAATCGCCTTGTGGTCGACGTCGGCGTCTTTGAGGTAAATCTCGATATCAGGTTGGCGCATGGACGTACTCGCAGGGATTCAGGGTTGGCGCACAAAATAATCGTATCGCATCGAGACGGTCACCACGAACGGCTTGGCCTGTTCGATGACCGCCGTGCGACGTTCGGCACTCGCGCGCCAACCGTGGGGCGTCATGGCCAGCAGGTTGGCGCGGGATGGGCCGTCGATCAGCTTGATCTTGAACTTTAGGGTTTCGCTGTGGGCCAGGGCCATGCCGTCGGGCACTTGCAGCAAATGTTTGTCGTCGACGTACTCGCGCACCTCGTCGTAAAGCTGCTCGCGCAACTCGATCAGGTGTTCACGGGTTGGCCCCACGCGCATCAGGCCGCCGCCAGGGCTGAGCAAGCGCATAGCCTCGTGCCAGTCCAGCGGGCTGAACACGCTGGCCAGGAACTGGCAACTGGCGTCGGCCAGGGGCACGCGCGCCATGCTGGCGACCAGCCAATTGACCTTGGGCGCACGCTTGCAGGCGCGCTTCACGGCTTCACGCGAGATATCCAGGGCGTAGCCGTCGGCGCGGGGCAGGGCTTCGGCGATTTTCGCGGTGTAATACCCCTCGCCACAGCCGATGTCCAACCAACGTTTGGGCCAATGCTGCGCCGCCAGTTCGGCCAGGCGGGTGGCGACTGGGGCGTAATGGCCTTCGTTAAGAAAGTTACGGCGAGCTTCGACCATGGCCAGGTTGTCACCGGGGTCGCGGCTGTTTTTGTGCTGGACCGGCAGCAGGTTGAGGTAACCCTGGCGCGCGCGGTCGAAGCGATGGCCGCTGGGGCAGACCATGCCGTTTTCGGCTTTGGCCAGCATGGCGGTGCAGATCGGACAAGTGAGCATCAGGCGAGCAACCGAACCAGTGTCTGGTAATAAATGTCTGTCAGCACATCGAGGTCGCTGGCCAGAATGCGTTCGTTGACCTGGTGAATGGTGGCGTTGACTGGCCCCAGTTCGACCACTTGGGTGCCCAAGGTGGCGATAAAACGCCCGTCGGAGGTGCCGCCGCTGGTCGATGGCTGGGTGTCGCGGCCGGTCACCGCCTTGATGCTGGCGGCCACGGCGTCCAGCAGGTCGCCCGGCTCGGTCAGGAACGGCAGGCCCGACAGTGCCCAGTCTATGTGCCAGTCCAGGCCATGTTTGTCGAGAAGGGTGGCGACGCGCTGCTTCAGGCCTTCCACGGTGGACTCGGTGGAGAAACGGAAGTTGAACACCGCCACCAGGTCACCGGGGATAACGTTGGTGGCGCCGGTGCCGGAATTCAGGTTGGAGATCTGGAAGCTGGTGGGCGGGAAGAAATCGTTGCCGTGGTCCCAGTGCTCGGCGGCCAGTTCGGCCAGGGCCGGGGCCACCAGGTGGATTGGGTTCTTCGCCAGGTGCGGGTAGGCCACGTGGCCCTGCACACCGCGCACGGTAAGGGTTGCGCCCAGCGAGCCGCGGCGGCCGTTCTTGACTACGTCACCCACCAGGGTGGTGCTGGACGGCTCGCCGACGATGCACCAGTCCAGGCGCTCGTTGCGTGCAGCCAGGCGCTCGACCACGGCCTTGGTGCCGTGGTGCGCCGGGCCTTCCTCGTCGCTGGTGATCAGGTAGGCGACCTTGCCCTTGTGGTTCGGATATTCGGCCACGAAGCGCTCGGTGGCCACCAGCATGGCTGCCAGGCTGCCCTTCATGTCGGCCGCGCCGCGCCCGTGCAGCATGCCTTGGTCATCGATCAGGCCCTGGAAGGGGTCGACCTGCCAGGCCTGCACCGGCCCAGTGGGTACCACGTCGGTGTGGCCAGCGAAGCACAGCACGGGGCCGTCCTGGCTGCCATGGGTGGCCCAGAAGTTGTCGACGTCCTCAATGCGCATGGGTTCCAGCGTGAAGCCGGCATCGCCCAGGCGCTGCATCATGATCTTCTGGCAATCGGCATCCACCGGCGTCACGGACGGGCGACGGATCAGGTCGCAGGCGAGTTGCAGGGTAGGCGAAAGGTCGGCGGGGGCCGTCATGGAAGACTCCGAGAAACAGTACGGGCAATAGAGGGCCGTAATGTTAAAGCAAATCGCCCGGGGTGTACGGCGATTTTGCCGATCTACCTGGCCATCTTCATTGATCTGCAAGTTGCAGCGTCAACGTTGCCTCCACCGGTGTCTGGTCGCGGCTGCGCAGTTCACCCAATGGCAGCGATGGCATGATTTTCAGGGACATGCTCCAATCGCTACCCTCCACCGGGATGCCTGCCCGGAAGGGTAGTATCCGTTGCCCAGGCCGCACTTCCAGCGTTTGCTGGGCCGGTGAGGTAGTGTTCTGGCTGGCCAGCGCCACAGGCAGGCCATCCACGCTGGCGTCCTGCAATTGCAGGCGAACGTGCCCTGAAGTGGCGAATTTCAGTTGCCCATCCTGGCTTGCACCGGCCAGCACCATAGCCAAGGGAGCGGGTTGACCACAAAAGACCCGCAATCTCACGTAACGCGGTTCAAGCGCGTGGGCTTGGCTGAAGCGGTCCATCGTTGCACCGGGGGGCAGTTGCAATGTGCCGTAGTCCAGGTGCGGCTGGTCCAATTGGATCTGGCAGGGCTCGCCTGCCAGTGCGGCAAATGGCGCCAGCATCAGGCCGGCGCAGAGGTGAATACGAAGCTTGTTCATGGTGTCGGGCTCAGGTTTGCTGGCATTGGGCATCAAGTGTTTCGTAGGGGCCGATCCGTTCGGGTTGTTCCGGCAGCTCATACAACAAGTTGCATAGGCGTGAGCCTTGGCGGTAGATACCCAGGCCCTGCGTGTCGGCGTTATCCAGAAATATCTGGCCATCATCCAGCACGACTGTCACGAAGCGGCCTTGAGCATCCAGAATGCTGTCGCCCTTGTTCAAAAGCTGCCTTGCCTGCTCGTTCAGGGTTAATAGGGCTCGTCGCGTTTGAACCACCGAAAATGCCATGTGATGCACCGAGCCTCGTCCTGCAGTGATCGACTGGTAGCCATTGACCACATCGACCGAGGTCGGAAGGCTGCGGGTAGCAACCTCAACCTGGCTACGTTGGTAGGCGGGCAGGTGGGCAATGACAGCTTGCCCGGCCTGGTCGGTCCAGACCGGGCCGCTTGGGGTTTGCAGCTTGATGCCCGCCACCTGGCCTACGCTGGCGATGGCAAAAGTGTCGCCAATCGGGTAAGGCGAGAACGTCAAGCCATCGTCGTGCCAGGCGATGCCCCCCGTGGCCTGCGCACTGGCGCTTCGGCGCCCTTCATTGCCTTGGGTCAGCGAAAACTGTGTTCTGGCGCTGTCGGTCAGCAGGCTGAGGCCGGCGGTCAGCGATTGGCGGGCATGGGGGGACTCATAGTCTGCCGTCACGTTGGTTGCCAGCCGGTCATTGATCTGGTCGTTGTAGGTGCTGCTCAGGGTTTGTCGGTCACCACGACGTGAAGCAAAGCTGCGTACGCTCGAACGCGGGCCCAGAGGCATACTGACGCTCAAGTAGGCGGCTGACTGTTGTTGGCGTTCGAAGTGGTCCGTGTCTATGCCGGTGTACCGCACCTCTCGGGTATTGCGTTCCAGCCGAACACCCAGGTTTAGCCTGCCGATGTTGCGGTTCCAGCTGGCGACGATGTAGTCACTGCGCTGCCCGTTGAATTGAACGGCGCTGGCATAGGTGGTCGAGAATGCGCCATAGGCGGGGTCGAACCAGTTAAGCGACAAGCCGTATTGGTCGTAGCTTGATCGGTAATAACTAGCCGGGTCCGAGCGGCGCGGCAAGGTGTCGGTAAGGTCCTGGTAACCTGCGGTTTCGCGGCTTACGTTCAGGCTTGTGGAAAAGCGGTAGGGCCATTTTACTTGCAGTTGGCCGTTGAACTGGGCACCGCTCTTTGCTTGGCGGCCCCCATGAGACAACAGGGTGCCAAGCCCCAGCGAGACATCCGGTGAAAGGTTTGAATCCAGTGTGAGGGCCATTGCCTGGTACTGGTTTTCACTGGCCATGCCCCCAAGCGCTAACAGGTGCCGTTGCCCCACGCGCCAGCCATTGGATGCTGTGGCGAGCATCGGCGAATCAATACCGCGTGAGTCGTAGGTGCGCACCTTGCCCAAGGCAAACGACAGGCCGGGCGCTGCCAGGGTTGCCGCACCCAGACTTATCGCCGGCACCGTGTAGCGCTGTTCACGACCATCGCCCTCGATGACCCGCACCTCCAGGTCGCTGTGGCTATTGGTCAACGGCAGGTCGCGTAGCTCGAAGGGGCCACCCGGCACCATGCGATCATGGATGAGTGCGCCGCCCTGGCGTACTTCAACTCGCGCGGTGTCCTGGGCAAAACCCTGGAATTGCACGCCGCTGGAGGCCGGGCGCTGCAGGGCGTTCTCGGGCACCCATTGCAGGCCGGTGATGGGGATGCCGGGCAGCGCGGAATGGCTGATGCCGATCTCGCCCACCTGCACGATGCCGCCATGTTCCACCAGGGTTTTCTGCCCGTAGGTGTAGAGGTGTTCGATTCGCGAGTTGTCGCCGAACGCGGTGTAACCATGGCGGCTACGTACCAGCCAATCGCCTAGGTTGAAGCCCAGTTGCACATTGGCTGCCTGGTAATGATTGGCGTCGCCGCCGTATCGATTGGTTGAGCCGTACCATTCATAGTTGAGGCTGGCGGCACGGCCGCCGCTCTCGAAGCGACTGGCAGGTGTGGATACTTGCTGCAGGGCGTCGTCACTGACGATCAGTTCGACCTGCTGGCGCGAGGGGCTCAATTTGATCACGCTACGAGGAAAAGCGACCAGGAACGCCTGGCATTTTTGTTGCTCGTTGGCCTCTGGTGCTGCTCGCAGCCCGGCTGCAGTCAGTAGTGCGCTGTCGAAACAGGGTTGCCCCTGATCGTCGAACTGTACGTTTACCGGGCCACGGGGGGAGCCGTTGACTGTCAGGTTGACACGTCGAGCACCGGGCGCGAACCGGGTGCTCTGCGCAAAGTACTGGCTTAGATCGGGATCGATGCCGCGCTGTTTCAAGGTCTGTATGTCGAACCCAGGTTCGTTGGCAGTGGTGGCCTGCGGCGCAGCGATAGCCATGGTGCTTGCCCAGAAAGTCAGGGCTGAATACTTCGGCAGGCGCGCCAAGGTCGATGCGACACTCATGGTTCACAGCCGTTGGTGGCCGGTGTGCAAGGCAGCTGTACGTCGTAGGGCTGGCCTTGGAATCCGTACTGACTTGCAGGGTATAAGCGTACCGTGCGCTGGGTTGCATCTTGCAAGGGGGTGGGGAGTTCAAGTTGCAACTGCGTATCAGGCAGTATGTAGCTGTGCGGCAGTTGAAGGCTGAGGTTGTCGGGTAACAGGTTCAACTGCTGGCTTAACCTTACGACGTATGGGCTGTCGTTTCGCACCACCAAGCCGGAGGGCTCAAGTGACCAGCTCAGTTCCTTCCAGGGCTGAGTGTTTTCCGGCAGGCCTTTGGGGTGAATAATCACCGGCAGATTCTGCCGCACGGTAACCGCGATCTCTGTATCTTCGCTTGTTTGGCGCTGGGGAAAACCCTCGAAGATCACCCGGCCCATCGTTTGCCGGGTAATGGATTGCCCGGGTTTGAGCATGAAGCGCACCAGCTGCTTTTCTCCCGGCTCCACGCGAGCAATGGGAGGACTGGCCAATAGGAATGGCTGAGGGCCCTGGTCAAGGCTGGTCAGGGAGGTGTAAAGCAGCGAGGGCGTATTGTCAGTGTTGGTCACATTGATGGTCGCCTCGCCGTCGGCAACATTGACGCGTAGCACGGTGGTGTCGGGTACCATGCCAGCAGCAATGACCTTGGTACAGAAACTGAGGGCGAGCGCGGGTGCGACCCACCAGCGCGAGGGGTTGGGCAGGTTCATCGGAGGGGCTCTGAAAGGAAAGGTTACAGGCGGTGTTTGAGGGCGACTGGCAAGGCCAGTCGCCCGTCTTTGCTTACAGGTAAACGACTTCCATCGTTATGCTGCTGTCAATTTCCAGAGCGCCGGACATGTCCATTTGTGCGGTGGGCCGCACGATTGGCTTGAGCTGCATGTCGCCGCTATAGGTAGTGAATGCCTTGGGTGTGGTCTCGCCGACGGCGGCGAACGAGGTGTAGTGAACCTTGCTGACTTGTCCGTAGGCGTTTTTTTCCCAGCTTTGTTTGTCGAGGCTATGAATGACGTCCACCGGTTCCCCATCACCCTGCGCCGTGCTACCGCGATACTGAACCCACAGGCGACCGATTGGATTGGATGACGCGTCTTTGCCAAAACCGAAATAGCTGACATGGCTAGGGATATCGTTATGGTCCGGTTTGTTATCGACCCAGGTAGTGGCCAACGCAGTCGCGCTGGTGCAGTTGATGGTGAAACCCAGATTCTTGGTAGCAAGGTTGGTGAATTTGCTTGTATCCGCGTTCAAGTCACCGTGCGACAGGTTGTCGTATTCGATAGCACCGTTGTTGGCAAAGCTTGGGGTGCAGGCGGTTGGCAACACCTGGCCGGTGACGGTTATCTGCGCGGTAGAGGCCGCCATGGCGGTGGAGCTGGCAGCCAGCAGGCAGAGGGCGAGCAAGCTCTTGTGAGTGCGAAGCATGTAAATATTCCTTTCTCGTTGTGTAAGTGGAAGCAGGATCCGGACTGGCGTGCCCAGTTGGCTCCAACGAGGAAAGTCTATTCATCTGGATTGCTTGGCCCAATCAGACGCTTCTGCTTGTATGGCTCCTGATTCTTAGGATTTTTCCTTCGCTTAAGGGGCATTCCAGCCAATCAGGATGCAAAAAAATAGCGGCCCCAGGGCCGCTATCTCGCTTGCAGATACCGCCTTTTATACCGAGGCGAGCGTTTCTGTTTCCTTGGCGCCCGGTTTGGGCAGCGAAGACAGGAACGCCATGATCAGCGCCGCCAGGTACGGCAGCGACTGCACCAGCAGCATGGTTACCCAGAAGCGCATGTCCGAGCTTGGCAGGCCCTGCACCAGGCAGATACCGGCGGCGGCGCCCCACAGCAGCAACATGATGAACAGCTCTTCACGGGCCTCGGAGATGGCCACCAGCAAACCATGGCTTTCGGCGTTCTTGGGGGTGCGGAAAAACGGGATGCTGGACGTGAAGAAGCCATACAGCACCGCCTTGGCGATGGTGTGCGACAACGCAAGGCCCGCCAGTGCGGCGGCGAAGGCATCCTTGAGATTCACGCCCACGGCGCGGCGGTACAGGAACACGATCTTGCCCACCTTGAATACGAACAGCGCCAGGGGCGGGATCGCGAAAATCAGCAGCGGCGGGTCGACCCGTTGCGGCACGATGATCATCGCCGCCGACCACAGCAAGGCGCCCCACGGTGAAAAAGATGTTCATGCCATCTGCCACCCAAGGCAGCCACCCTGCGAGGAAGTGATAACGCTGGCCACGGGTAAGCTCCGTGTCTTTGCCACGCAGCAGGCTGGCAGTATGGCGCTTGATGATCTGGATAGCGCCATAGGCCCAGCGGAAACGCTGCTTCTTGAAGTCGATGAAGGTGTCGGGCATCAGGCCCTTGCCGTAGCTGTGGTGGTAGTACGCCGCCGACAGCCCTTTCTCGAACACCCGCAGGCCCAGTTCGGCGTCTTCGCAGATGCACCAGTCGGCCCAACCCAGCTCTTGCAGCACCGAGCGCCGGGTCATGGTCATGGTGCCGTGCTGGATGATCGCGTCACGGTCGTTGCGCGTCACCATGCCGATGTGGAAGAAGCCTTTGTATTCCGAGTAGCAGAGCTTCTTGAAGGTGCTTTCGTTCTGGTCGCGATAATCTTGCGGTGATTGCACCACGGCGATTTTCGGGTCGGCGAAGTGCGGCACCATGTGCTTGAGCCAATTGGGATCGACGCAGTAGTCCGAATCGATCACCGCAATCACTTCGGCGTCGGCGGCAGTATGCGGGATCAGGTAGTTCAGCGCACCGCCCTTGAAGCCGGCCAGGGGCGCGACATGGAAGAACTTGAAGCGCGGGCCCAAGGTTTCGCAATAGGCCTGCACCGGTTCCCACACGGCCGGGTCCTTGGTGTTGTTGTCGATGATCAGGACTTCGTAGTCCGGGTAATCGAGTGCGGCCAGCGCATCCAGGGTCTGTTTGACCATGTCGGGTGGTTCGTTGTAGCACGGCACGTGGATCGACACTTTTGGCCGGTAGGCGCTGTCGCTGTTGTCGGGCAGGAACTCCCGACGGCGCTTGTGTATCCACACCGCCTCGGCCAGTTCATGGGCTTCGGTGAGCAGTACGATGAATACCCCCAGCGCGCCCAAGGCCAGCAAGAAACCCACCGTCAGGCTGAACCAGGTGCTGTATTGCTGGCTGTAGTCGTAGCCGATCCACACCAGCACCGAGCCGCACAGGAACGCGGTAAAGGTCAGGAAGGTACGCCCCCGTTGGCGCAGGGCCGAGCCGTCGATCAGCAGCAGGGCCAAGGACAGCATGGCCAATACCACTGAGCCGACCGCCAGCACCCGCCATTGTGGAATGGCCACCACCGGGCCTTCGAAATTGAATTTCTGCTGGCGCGCGGCGTTGAACACGCCCCAATAGGCGCCCACGGAGCCTTCGTCACTGGCCTTCCACGGTTGGTCGTAGGCTTCGATCACAAAATAGTTATAGCCCTGGCGGTTGAGCTTGTTAACCAGCGTG contains:
- a CDS encoding cold shock domain-containing protein — translated: MSSRETGSVKWFNDAKGYGFIQREGGADVFVHYRAIRGEGHRSLAEGQQVEYALVDGQKGPQAEDVVGL
- a CDS encoding putative RNA methyltransferase, with amino-acid sequence MLTCPICTAMLAKAENGMVCPSGHRFDRARQGYLNLLPVQHKNSRDPGDNLAMVEARRNFLNEGHYAPVATRLAELAAQHWPKRWLDIGCGEGYYTAKIAEALPRADGYALDISREAVKRACKRAPKVNWLVASMARVPLADASCQFLASVFSPLDWHEAMRLLSPGGGLMRVGPTREHLIELREQLYDEVREYVDDKHLLQVPDGMALAHSETLKFKIKLIDGPSRANLLAMTPHGWRASAERRTAVIEQAKPFVVTVSMRYDYFVRQP
- the dapE gene encoding succinyl-diaminopimelate desuccinylase translates to MTAPADLSPTLQLACDLIRRPSVTPVDADCQKIMMQRLGDAGFTLEPMRIEDVDNFWATHGSQDGPVLCFAGHTDVVPTGPVQAWQVDPFQGLIDDQGMLHGRGAADMKGSLAAMLVATERFVAEYPNHKGKVAYLITSDEEGPAHHGTKAVVERLAARNERLDWCIVGEPSSTTLVGDVVKNGRRGSLGATLTVRGVQGHVAYPHLAKNPIHLVAPALAELAAEHWDHGNDFFPPTSFQISNLNSGTGATNVIPGDLVAVFNFRFSTESTVEGLKQRVATLLDKHGLDWHIDWALSGLPFLTEPGDLLDAVAASIKAVTGRDTQPSTSGGTSDGRFIATLGTQVVELGPVNATIHQVNERILASDLDVLTDIYYQTLVRLLA
- a CDS encoding fimbria/pilus outer membrane usher protein — protein: MSVASTLARLPKYSALTFWASTMAIAAPQATTANEPGFDIQTLKQRGIDPDLSQYFAQSTRFAPGARRVNLTVNGSPRGPVNVQFDDQGQPCFDSALLTAAGLRAAPEANEQQKCQAFLVAFPRSVIKLSPSRQQVELIVSDDALQQVSTPASRFESGGRAASLNYEWYGSTNRYGGDANHYQAANVQLGFNLGDWLVRSRHGYTAFGDNSRIEHLYTYGQKTLVEHGGIVQVGEIGISHSALPGIPITGLQWVPENALQRPASSGVQFQGFAQDTARVEVRQGGALIHDRMVPGGPFELRDLPLTNSHSDLEVRVIEGDGREQRYTVPAISLGAATLAAPGLSFALGKVRTYDSRGIDSPMLATASNGWRVGQRHLLALGGMASENQYQAMALTLDSNLSPDVSLGLGTLLSHGGRQAKSGAQFNGQLQVKWPYRFSTSLNVSRETAGYQDLTDTLPRRSDPASYYRSSYDQYGLSLNWFDPAYGAFSTTYASAVQFNGQRSDYIVASWNRNIGRLNLGVRLERNTREVRYTGIDTDHFERQQQSAAYLSVSMPLGPRSSVRSFASRRGDRQTLSSTYNDQINDRLATNVTADYESPHARQSLTAGLSLLTDSARTQFSLTQGNEGRRSASAQATGGIAWHDDGLTFSPYPIGDTFAIASVGQVAGIKLQTPSGPVWTDQAGQAVIAHLPAYQRSQVEVATRSLPTSVDVVNGYQSITAGRGSVHHMAFSVVQTRRALLTLNEQARQLLNKGDSILDAQGRFVTVVLDDGQIFLDNADTQGLGIYRQGSRLCNLLYELPEQPERIGPYETLDAQCQQT
- a CDS encoding fimbria/pilus chaperone family protein; amino-acid sequence: MNLPNPSRWWVAPALALSFCTKVIAAGMVPDTTVLRVNVADGEATINVTNTDNTPSLLYTSLTSLDQGPQPFLLASPPIARVEPGEKQLVRFMLKPGQSITRQTMGRVIFEGFPQRQTSEDTEIAVTVRQNLPVIIHPKGLPENTQPWKELSWSLEPSGLVVRNDSPYVVRLSQQLNLLPDNLSLQLPHSYILPDTQLQLELPTPLQDATQRTVRLYPASQYGFQGQPYDVQLPCTPATNGCEP
- a CDS encoding DUF1120 domain-containing protein, which encodes MLRTHKSLLALCLLAASSTAMAASTAQITVTGQVLPTACTPSFANNGAIEYDNLSHGDLNADTSKFTNLATKNLGFTINCTSATALATTWVDNKPDHNDIPSHVSYFGFGKDASSNPIGRLWVQYRGSTAQGDGEPVDVIHSLDKQSWEKNAYGQVSKVHYTSFAAVGETTPKAFTTYSGDMQLKPIVRPTAQMDMSGALEIDSSITMEVVYL